The genomic window GTGAGTTTTTCCCAGCCATCTTTCAAACATTGTAGTGATTTTCCtgtaaaataaatcttgaagttccTTTTTGTTGCTTAACTTTTCAACATAGAACTGATTACCATGTAATATTTCATATAACTTACTACTGATGATACTATTTCTTCCCACACCAGATGGGCAAGGAAAATATGTTTCACTCAAAAATGTATTCAGTGCCCATGACAGTGTGACTTATAGAAAATAGTCAATGTGCATTTGTAGAACACACAAATTGAATAAATTGAATGTTTTAAAGTAATGCTCTGCTTGAGTCTGGCAGAACTGATATAGACGTAAAACTCTGCCATATCTGGAGCCTAGATAATTGGGAACTACTAGCATAAACACGTTTCTGAATGGATGATTGAACTCTGATACCACTGCTGATGGAGATTGATTGGACTTGGATTTCTCCAATTTTCCAAACTTTGAAGGACTGTTGTGGATTTATTCTGAGTTACGACTTGAGTCAGAATTAGGACCAGTAAGCATGAAAGGGATAAACACAGGCAGAAAGTCCATACACCAAGTGGAAATTCTCAAGTGATCTCATATTTGGTTGTGCTCCCTTTTAGGGGGGTGAGAGCATATTAGAAGAGATTGTCTACTTACATGTCAGTGTGGCTATAGAGAAGAGATTGTATACTAGATCATCATCATATCTATGGAGACAAAAATGTAAGAATTCAATGATCAAAAAggattttcatgtattttctGAAACTCAACAGAGgcatttggattttctttttggaaagacAAATTCTCCTGTAAAGGTTCATTCCCTAATTGAGATTCCACTTCCCAGACATTACCTGATGCTGGTGATGATTAGAGGCCAGCCAGGGGTAAAGGGACTGATTCCCATGGCAAccaggttgaaaaaaaaaaccaaaaaacaaaagaaaacagaccaCAAGGAGATTTGTCAGAAACAAGCTACATTGGcattataaatagatatttaattCATTGAGTTTGTTACGCCTTCTGcattataaatagatatttaattCATTGACATAGCTTTGACAGGAAGTAGCAGAGTTAAATTCCAGAGCaattctttgtcttttaagtatCTCACAGTTAATTGACAAGTATGTTCTCCCTTCTAATACTTGCAGAACTGAGTTTTCTGAGTGAAAGAACAGGGTGTGTGTGAAGGTTTTAGGAAAGCGAACTGAGAGTCCAGTGTCACAATATTTCTCACAGTTTGTTTCTCAGGTTTTTTCCTGATTGCACATGAGTATCTCTCTTTGAACCTTGGTGACACAGAAGACCCCAGATTCAATGTGTACATTTCACAAGAGTCTGGAATGTTTGTCTTTTTTAGGTCCTGCTTTTCAAACTTGGAGATTTCTCTAACTTTCTGTCCCTGTTTCTCcctcaaatattttttctcattctctctctctctctctcatgtgtgtgtgtgtgtgtgtgtgtgtgtgtgtgaataactAGAACAATCAAATGCTCCCTTGATAACTTGTACAGCTCTGTCACTAACCTTGACAACATACACTTTGAAACACCCGAAGATCAGAAAACATAACTGGGCCCCCATCAAAGGACTTTTTTATCCTAAAGCCAAGGACTAAGGACTGGCCTACTTCCAGTGTTCAAAAGGCACCACTAGACTGAGGGTTAAGAATGTGGAGTTTGAGGGTAGAGAGTAATGTTCAGCACAAAACAACAATTAGGATTGGCTGGATTCAAATGTAAAAGCACTTTTCAGATGCAATTTTTAGaaacattataagaaattagTATAAGCAACTAATAGAATCTCATCAAATGGAAATCATAGTGGGACTTTGTACTTCTACATTCCACAGCGCTTAATACAAATTAGTCTATAATACACAGCGTGTTTCATTCTTTAGGATTAAGGGAAATGGGATGCATTCTTTTTCATTAACTTCTAGGATAAATAAGCTTCCTAATGTAAGGATATAAGAGTTACTTTATACACTTTATTGTACCCTTGGTTGAATAATTCATTGTGTGCTCAACCCTTGTATATTGTTCTATTGAACAGTATTTGCTATTTCACAGTACTGGGAGGAAAGGAACTTTTGGGTTtcttcagggttgttttcatgTGTGAAGGACTCATAACCTTCTGTAGGACCCGCAGTTCAATTCTTCTGAGGTCTTAAACAAGGTTCAAGGAAGTaggtgccccctcccccatcaaacATGTCTAGTGTATGCTAAATTCCCATCCAAGAAGGAAAGTAGATGTTGATGCAGGATAAAGGATCAAACACTAAAAGTAAGAGACCGTTCCGATCTGAGTCCGATCAAAGATCACACCTGATAACTACTTGATTACATCCAGAGATTCTACTACTAGAGACCAGATCTTTGGAGAGACTGAACTTTTATTACAGGGAGTGAAATATCcttttgtattaattatttataattactaTTGAATTAATTAATACCCTATGGTTGCTGATAAGTGTCACAAGACATATTTGGCCAGTTTCAAAGTTCTATAGAGGGTTAGACCTGCTGTTTGAAAGCTTATGGACCTAAAAGtaacagagtgaaaaaaaaaatagtgtgacTTCAATGTTTGTCCTCCTCGTGTTTAACTTGAACAGAACACTGTCATTCAGGGATAGGATGAAGGGGCAGAAGAACATCATGTTCACTGCCCATTACTTAAACTAAGAGGCAAAGTGCTATTTGGGAACcctcctgctctcctcctccCAATCCTTGATCTGCTTTCTCTATTAGTAGCAGCCCCATTTCCTCTTATCATTTCTGCTATTGTAAgtgcaaaacagaacaaacaagcaaaaaacaaacaagcatacaaacaaaaaagaccacgACCATGGTTTGGTTTGCAGTTAAATAGTGAATATTCTCTTTATTcagaagaatacatttttaacagAATTACATGCACTAGTAAATCAGTACAGTGAGGAGTTATAGGGGTAAAGGAAAGAGCTTGACCTGGTAGAGCTTGCCACTCCCAGAATTCTCTTGACCCAAGTCAGGTGGTTAAAGGTCAAGAAGCAGTAAATGCTGCTGAATTCTAGGATAAACAAGTGGGATTTTCAGGTCTCTGCAGGtaaaagacagagaggagagctCTTATAAAGGAGAGGATAATTATATCGGGACTGTCAGTTCCACTGAGACTTCCTGGGAGGCAGATGAAGGAGAATTGGTGGTAGTGCCTGGTTCTGCTTCTTGGTTACACTCTTCAAGGACTACGGTCTGATCTCTTCCATCTGTCTCAGAACCCCTGTATAAAGACAAAGATACAAAACTAatacgggggtggggtgggggggggcagttctGAAAACAAATTGTTGGGCAGGGCTCAGATGCCAGAAAAGTAACTGGGTCATGGATTTTCCAGCAGCACTCCATTTCTGGAACTGAGCTTAGCTGAGTGAGTATTTACCTAGTCCGAAGCCGAGGCCATTTCTTCCACTCTATGGCTAGCACTATCCCCAaggctaccaccaccaccacaatcagGGTACTTCGGACAATGTTACCCACAGTGCACTCTTGAGCAACAGGCCCtgtggtatatataaaaaaaaaatcagaattgtaGCTTAGCATCTCAGTGTTCCTTTCAATATTAGGTTGTCCTCTTGCTCTTGCCTCCCCAGAGCCACATGCAAGCCATGCATTGAACTGGGGAAGAAATGTCCAGTCAGGGTGCACGGAGACCAGGCTGAGTCACTTAGACCTCTTTCTGTGAGCCAGGGAGGCCTTAGATGAATCTATTCAGTGTCTCTAAGTGAACACAAAGTCTGATCCTCTCATCTTTATAAAAGTTAGGATATACTTGAGGGCTCCAACTCCACACCCTTCCTGTCTCCTATTTAGGTTTATCTCTGTGGGGACTGTTCTTGAGATCCTAGGAGCATAACAAGAGGAACTTTCATGGAAGCATTATCCACTGACCTGCTGCTCCAACCAGCTCCAGGGCATCGCTTGGCTCTGACCAGATGTCAGGGTAGGCCTGCAGCCGGTAGCTGCAACTGTAGTTTCCAATGCCTTTCCCTTCCACATTGTCAATGACAAAATCTCCATCCTCCGAAAACTGTTGGGGGGCCTCTTCTCCATCATGTTCTAACACAAATTCAACTCCTGGCAGGGGTCCTCGGCACTGAAGGGTGATGTCCTTGCCTAGTTTGAACACAGTGCTGGGCCAGGCTGACAGAGATGGTTTAGGGGGCTTATCTGTAACCAAACCAAGAATACACACTTAAAAGAAGTGCCCTGGAAGcccaccatttttttttgtaCTATTTGTAACCTCTAAAAGGCTTAAAAACCACAGAATCTAAGGCTTCCCTGGGTTTCAGAACCTTACCGGTCACCCAGATCTCTAGAGAGTTGCTGTGATTTGAAGCGGCAAGGGGAGCAGAATCCAGATAATAAACACAGCTGTAAACACCAGAATCTTGATCCCTCACCACTGGCATCCAGAAGTCAGCTCTGTACCCACTTGGCCTCTGTAGTTCTAAGGGCTGCCGTGTCCCCTCCTTCAACAGGACAAATGTCGAATCTGGCAGTTCTCCTTGACATTGAAGAGTCATGTTTTCTCCAGGGGCTACCATGGGCCCAGGCTGGACTAAGAGGCTGGGCTTAGGGAGTAAACCTACAAGAAATTAACTATTGGTCAGAGGTCAGCTATTTTAGAGTTTATTTCTCTATGAGATCCCCTAGTATCTCATTGTTAAAGAGGTGAGGCTACTTTTGCCTCTGTATGAGTTCTTAAAAAAAACATCTTCCACAAAACAGTCAATCTGCTCCTTTCTACACTACAACACCCATTCCATAGTTTCATCCCCTTACCAGTGACTATGAGTTCCAGAGTGTTGCTAGGCTGTATCTTGATAGGGCTCATCCAGTCAGGGTGGTAACAGCAGCTATAACGGCCTATGCTAGCACCAGATATATTGATGATAGGGAATGCTCCTTCATGGCTAGTGGACCCCCAAAGCTGCATCGAAGTGGCTTCTCCTTCTTTGTGCAAAATGTACCCAACTCCACGGACTGGTCCTTGGCACCAAAGAGTAACATTCTGCCCCATGGTTACCACAGAACTAGGCTCAGCAGACAACCATGGTCTGGGGAATGTATCTAGACAGAGAACAGCAATGAGTAAGAAAGATATGAGTATACAACCTTGTTAGCTGTCCTCCATGATAATTGCTTTGCTTTGAATCCCCTTCATAATTTGGCCTACAGTTCTAGGAAACATTAACCCCCATAGTGCCTGTGCAATTGATTCTATCCCAGCCCCAGATTTTGCCTGTTCTTACCAGTCACCCAGATCATAAGGGGAGCACTAAGGGATGAGCCCCTGTTTGACATGGTTGTCTCATAGTAGACACAGCTGTAATTCCCAAAGTCCTCCGCTCCAACAGTGTAGAGGAGAAAGTCAACTGAGGTCCCCGAGGCACTCTGGAACTGTAAGGGGGCATGAGTACCCTCCTGTAAGAGGGCAAACCTCATGCCCTGGAAAATTCCTTGGCAGCGCAGGGTCACATTCTTCCCAGGAAGTACCACAGGGCCTGGCTGTGCCAGGAGTGTGGGTTTGGGGTAGAATTCTAAAATGAAGAAGATCATAATATAAGAGAAGTCTGCTCCCCACACTTTGCAAATAGCTTTTATAATGTTGTTATAGGAGATGATATATGTTTATtgtagaaaattagaaaatgcaataaaaaacTAATGAAGAAAACATAATTTTACCAACTCAAATATAACA from Apodemus sylvaticus chromosome X, mApoSyl1.1, whole genome shotgun sequence includes these protein-coding regions:
- the LOC127675647 gene encoding immunoglobulin superfamily member 1, yielding MLFILMVLLCCGLCHGALTEEIEIIMPTPKPELWAETNFPLAPWKNLTLWCRSPSASTKEFVLLKDGTGWIATRPASEQVRAAFPLGSLTNSHTGSYHCHSWEEMAVSEPSEALELVGTDILPKPVISASLPIRGRELQIRCKGWLEGLGFALYKMGKQEPVQQLGAVGREAFFTIQRMEDKEEGNYSCRTHTEMQPFKWSEPSEPLELVIKETYPKPFFKTWTSPVVTPGSRVTFNCSTSRKHISFILYKDGNEIASSDPAWGNPGASTAHFLIISVGIGDGGNYSCRYYDFSIWSEPSDPVELIVTEFYPKPTLLAQPGPVVLPGKNVTLRCQGIFQGMRFALLQEGTHAPLQFQSASGTSVDFLLYTVGAEDFGNYSCVYYETTMSNRGSSLSAPLMIWVTDTFPRPWLSAEPSSVVTMGQNVTLWCQGPVRGVGYILHKEGEATSMQLWGSTSHEGAFPIINISGASIGRYSCCYHPDWMSPIKIQPSNTLELIVTGLLPKPSLLVQPGPMVAPGENMTLQCQGELPDSTFVLLKEGTRQPLELQRPSGYRADFWMPVVRDQDSGVYSCVYYLDSAPLAASNHSNSLEIWVTDKPPKPSLSAWPSTVFKLGKDITLQCRGPLPGVEFVLEHDGEEAPQQFSEDGDFVIDNVEGKGIGNYSCSYRLQAYPDIWSEPSDALELVGAAGPVAQECTVGNIVRSTLIVVVVVALGIVLAIEWKKWPRLRTRGSETDGRDQTVVLEECNQEAEPGTTTNSPSSASQEVSVELTVPI